One Paracidovorax avenae ATCC 19860 genomic region harbors:
- the pdeM gene encoding ligase-associated DNA damage response endonuclease PdeM — protein MPAPGLPVRDNGASLIAVHGPLQLTGASATFHLAGTEVRLLAGHALWWPGGRTLFVADVHLGKADTFRARGLPVPSGTTRDNLARLSALVAEQGAQRLVVLGDFLHAAEARSPSVLASLAAWRATHAALEVVLVRGNHDSHAGDPPAKLGIAIVDEPWPLGPFACCHHPQRHAVLHVLAGHVHPAVVLRGPGRDALRLPCFVVDAAEGSDAGATLLPAFGEFTGGQVLAPMAGRRFFAVGGGRTWPVPVAGTGASLRA, from the coding sequence ATGCCGGCACCTGGGTTGCCGGTCCGGGACAATGGCGCATCCCTCATCGCTGTGCATGGACCCCTTCAATTGACAGGCGCATCCGCCACCTTCCACCTCGCCGGTACCGAAGTCCGGCTGCTCGCCGGCCATGCCCTCTGGTGGCCCGGCGGGCGGACGCTCTTCGTCGCCGACGTGCACCTGGGCAAGGCCGACACCTTCCGCGCGCGCGGGCTGCCCGTGCCTTCCGGTACCACGCGCGACAACCTCGCACGGCTTTCCGCGCTCGTGGCCGAACAGGGCGCGCAGCGGCTCGTGGTGCTGGGCGACTTCCTGCACGCGGCAGAGGCGCGCTCGCCCTCCGTGCTGGCATCGCTCGCGGCCTGGCGTGCGACGCATGCGGCGCTGGAGGTGGTGCTGGTGCGCGGCAACCACGACAGCCATGCGGGCGATCCGCCTGCGAAGCTGGGTATCGCGATCGTGGACGAGCCGTGGCCGCTCGGACCGTTCGCATGCTGCCACCATCCGCAGCGGCATGCAGTGCTGCATGTGCTCGCCGGCCATGTGCATCCCGCCGTGGTGCTGCGCGGGCCGGGCCGCGATGCGCTCCGGCTGCCATGCTTCGTGGTGGACGCGGCAGAAGGCTCCGATGCCGGAGCCACGCTGCTGCCGGCCTTCGGCGAGTTCACGGGAGGGCAGGTGCTGGCGCCGATGGCCGGCCGGCGGTTCTTCGCCGTGGGCGGTGGACGGACATGGCCCGTGCCGGTGGCCGGTACCGGCGCATCGCTGCGGGCATGA
- a CDS encoding NEL-type E3 ubiquitin ligase domain-containing protein codes for MQSSSSAGASASTRAASARQVPESLRQELAALGMQGPPSRAQFVPLVMVAVVRPDLEPRIHQAAAALLAHQEGTGHEVGEALRSLWLLLQLGSPAAARVIERILVPGGAPEAGRTSSSDNEATGSDEDDRGLEGDLAQLGAPLGSQLQAWLGDAARTSTMDLHAFDEEEAAPAFARMLERLHQEALPELSATARREMENQVKVAFTAMARDAELRNEAFLIAQTALGSCQDNVLEGFSKVMLAVRKLQLVMAARRGLLNEARLHQWTSQQFRLALLETAVGHLISKMLQRTDMPPWERDKLRKDPMETLAHAKSALRQALELPKDTVQHLTSAEMSVLGPEHLEALKSRVQQQAADPQAYRAFILQHDTWRTCMQVLHPEIFQPLEAARDADPFHDQDIPEDTESPAAYAYAEAGRQVYERWQASVQRALETLADHARPVPPQPRPQDPGPSAGGGNA; via the coding sequence ATGCAGTCTTCCAGCAGTGCCGGCGCCAGCGCCAGCACACGGGCGGCCAGCGCCCGACAGGTCCCCGAATCCCTGCGCCAGGAACTTGCGGCATTGGGCATGCAGGGACCACCGAGCCGGGCGCAATTCGTTCCCCTGGTCATGGTGGCCGTGGTGCGGCCGGACCTCGAGCCACGCATCCACCAGGCGGCTGCAGCCCTTCTCGCCCACCAGGAAGGCACCGGTCACGAGGTCGGGGAAGCATTGCGCTCGCTCTGGCTTTTGCTCCAGCTGGGCAGCCCTGCCGCAGCCCGCGTGATCGAACGCATTCTGGTCCCGGGGGGCGCGCCCGAGGCCGGACGCACCTCGTCTTCGGACAACGAAGCCACCGGATCCGACGAAGACGACAGGGGCCTCGAAGGAGACCTGGCACAGCTGGGCGCGCCGCTGGGCAGCCAGCTCCAGGCCTGGCTGGGCGATGCGGCCCGCACCTCCACGATGGATCTCCATGCCTTCGACGAGGAGGAGGCCGCCCCGGCTTTTGCCCGGATGCTCGAACGCCTGCACCAGGAAGCCCTGCCCGAACTTTCTGCCACCGCACGGCGCGAAATGGAAAACCAGGTGAAGGTCGCATTCACGGCAATGGCCCGGGATGCCGAGTTGCGCAACGAGGCGTTCCTGATTGCGCAGACCGCTCTCGGCAGTTGCCAGGACAATGTTCTGGAGGGCTTCTCCAAGGTCATGCTGGCGGTGCGGAAACTCCAGTTGGTGATGGCCGCGCGCCGCGGCCTCCTGAATGAGGCGAGGCTCCACCAGTGGACCAGCCAGCAGTTCCGGCTGGCCCTGCTGGAAACCGCCGTGGGCCACCTCATCAGCAAGATGCTGCAGCGCACCGACATGCCCCCTTGGGAGAGGGACAAGTTGCGCAAGGACCCCATGGAGACGCTGGCCCATGCCAAGTCCGCGCTCCGGCAGGCCCTGGAACTCCCCAAGGACACCGTGCAGCACCTGACGAGTGCGGAAATGAGCGTGCTTGGTCCGGAACACCTCGAGGCCCTGAAATCCCGGGTGCAGCAGCAGGCAGCGGACCCGCAGGCCTACCGCGCATTCATCCTGCAGCACGACACCTGGCGTACCTGCATGCAAGTGCTGCACCCCGAAATATTCCAACCGCTGGAGGCGGCCCGGGACGCCGATCCGTTCCACGACCAGGACATCCCTGAAGACACCGAGAGTCCGGCCGCCTATGCCTACGCCGAGGCGGGCCGCCAGGTTTACGAACGCTGGCAGGCGTCGGTGCAGCGTGCGCTGGAAACTCTTGCCGACCATGCCCGGCCCGTCCCGCCGCAGCCCAGGCCCCAGGACCCGGGCCCATCGGCCGGCGGGGGCAACGCCTGA
- a CDS encoding TPM domain-containing protein, with translation MPSTSRPPAPAPLPGLPARIARLLRHRWAEGGLHRALPPDLLERLARRVAASEARHTGQIRICAEGGLPASYLWRGASARERAVTLFGKLRVWDTEHNNGVLIYLLLAEHAIEIVADRALARTVPPAAWREMVARMGEAFRSGRYEDGLTQALEEVSALLAEHFPAGPGPRGANELPDMPVLGGAAPPDGH, from the coding sequence ATGCCCTCCACCTCCCGCCCCCCTGCACCGGCGCCCCTTCCGGGACTGCCTGCCCGGATCGCGCGTCTCCTGCGCCACCGCTGGGCAGAAGGCGGCCTGCACCGCGCGCTGCCGCCCGATCTGCTCGAACGCCTGGCGCGCCGCGTGGCCGCCAGCGAGGCACGGCACACGGGACAGATCCGCATTTGCGCGGAAGGCGGGCTGCCGGCGAGCTACCTGTGGCGCGGGGCATCCGCACGCGAGCGCGCCGTCACGCTCTTCGGCAAGCTGCGCGTGTGGGACACGGAGCACAACAACGGGGTGCTCATCTACCTGCTGCTGGCCGAGCATGCGATCGAGATCGTGGCCGACCGGGCCCTCGCGCGGACCGTTCCGCCCGCAGCTTGGCGCGAGATGGTTGCCCGCATGGGCGAAGCCTTCCGCTCCGGACGCTACGAGGACGGGCTCACGCAGGCCCTGGAGGAAGTGTCGGCGCTGCTGGCCGAGCATTTCCCGGCTGGCCCGGGGCCTCGGGGAGCCAACGAGCTGCCCGACATGCCGGTGCTGGGAGGCGCTGCGCCGCCGGACGGACATTAA
- a CDS encoding YheT family hydrolase, whose product MDYVAPRWLPGGHLQTIWPALASRRAEGGAPAYRRERWTAPDGDFVDVDFLETPAAAPGPARPLLVLFHGLEGSSRSHYAEAFAGAARARGWDYAVPHFRGCSGEINLAPRAYHSGDHEEIDWILRRMAQRQRPGGGPDGPRAPLLVAGVSLGGNALLRWAGEHGLEAARSADAVAAICSPLDLAAGGRAIGRGFNRLVYTRMFLRTMVPKALAKWRQHPGLFDREALRAVRDLHAFDDLFTAPLHGFRDADDYWRRASARPLLGAVRIPALAVNALNDPFVPAESLPRHGQAGTHVTLWQPPHGGHVGFAFGRLPGHVRAMPEAVAGWLARQAGLPDAHPPGPAPTPGAAAAG is encoded by the coding sequence ATGGACTATGTCGCGCCCCGGTGGCTGCCCGGCGGCCACCTGCAGACCATCTGGCCCGCGCTGGCATCGCGCCGCGCCGAGGGCGGCGCGCCGGCCTACCGCCGGGAGCGCTGGACCGCACCGGACGGCGATTTCGTGGACGTGGACTTCCTGGAGACGCCCGCCGCGGCCCCTGGGCCGGCCCGGCCGCTGCTGGTGCTCTTCCACGGGCTGGAGGGCTCGTCGCGCAGCCACTATGCCGAGGCGTTCGCCGGCGCGGCGAGGGCCCGCGGCTGGGACTATGCCGTGCCGCATTTCCGGGGATGCAGCGGCGAGATCAACCTCGCGCCGCGCGCCTACCACTCGGGCGACCATGAGGAAATCGACTGGATCCTGCGGCGCATGGCACAGCGGCAGCGGCCCGGCGGCGGGCCGGATGGACCCCGAGCGCCCCTGCTCGTGGCCGGGGTGTCGCTGGGCGGCAACGCGCTGCTGCGCTGGGCGGGCGAGCATGGGCTGGAGGCCGCGCGCAGCGCCGACGCCGTGGCGGCCATCTGCTCCCCGCTCGACCTGGCCGCGGGCGGCCGGGCCATCGGACGGGGCTTCAACCGGCTCGTCTATACGCGCATGTTCCTGCGCACCATGGTGCCGAAGGCCCTGGCCAAGTGGCGCCAGCACCCAGGCCTTTTCGACCGCGAAGCCCTGCGCGCGGTGCGCGACCTGCATGCCTTCGACGACCTGTTCACCGCGCCCCTGCACGGCTTTCGCGATGCGGACGACTATTGGCGCCGGGCATCCGCCCGGCCCCTGCTGGGCGCGGTGCGCATTCCGGCGCTGGCGGTGAATGCGCTCAACGACCCCTTCGTTCCGGCGGAAAGCCTGCCCCGGCACGGGCAGGCCGGCACCCATGTGACGCTCTGGCAGCCGCCGCATGGCGGGCATGTGGGTTTCGCGTTCGGGCGCCTTCCCGGCCATGTCCGGGCCATGCCCGAAGCCGTCGCCGGGTGGCTGGCCCGGCAGGCAGGCCTTCCGGACGCACATCCGCCGGGACCCGCGCCTACGCCCGGTGCGGCTGCGGCGGGCTAG
- a CDS encoding ligase-associated DNA damage response DEXH box helicase: protein MPSPSSRAPRPRPLAEVWLATRGWRPFPFQREVWRALAQGRSGLLHATTGAGKTYAVWLGALQAFGTAGKVRGKDEGGISADLADAGEAAAGSPADGKRCKAPPPEPLTVLWLTPMRALAADTLKALRTPLDELAATQPTLARWTSGARTGDTGSAERGAQSRRLPTVLVTTPESLSLLLARADARELLSTVRLVVADEWHELLGNKRGVQVQLALARLAGWNPRVCVWGMSATLGNLPEARDALLAPLGAEVAEEGVLVQGQVDKRLVVDTLLPDHPERFSWAGHLGLRMLPAVVRELESTSTTLVFVNVRSQAELWYKAILDARPDWAGELAIHHGSLDRGVREWVEAGLKEGRLRAVVCTSSLDLGVDFLPVERVLQIGSAKGIARLLQRAGRSGHAPGRPSRITLVPTHSLELVEAAAARAAVQAGEVEMRASPRRPVDVLVQHLVTVALGGGFESEALYAEVRRTVAYRDLPRAVWQWCLDFVHRGGPSLAAYPDYQRVAPDEEGVWRMPSARLARRHRSNIGTIVSDASMAVQVLHGARLGTMEESFLSRLSPGDCFVFAGQVLEMVKIEDMTAYVRRAARGRPTVPRWAGSRMPLSTVLADFVVQQLAQAAAGRYGSPELRCVRPLLDVQQRWSALPTPGTLLAETLRTREGWHLFLYPFAGRHAHIGLASLFAWRAAQGEAGTFSIAVNDYGLELLSATERDWAALLPELLRVHAAPVPERGSDAKPLRLPAGEALAIRNTANAARAEAEAEDSSGASVIETGSAPQDEARHALLHEVLASLNATEMARRRFREIARVAGLIFQSHPGERRSARQLQASSQLFFEVFRKYDAGNMLLRQADEEVLSQELDVAQLLAALRRIQAQDLVVQPLARPSPFAFPLMVERFREKLTNEDLADRIARMLAQLDTAADAGSAAAASPPAQDVVPPDPPARPQRRRAAAKKATGKEGGGEDGAAPAARTAMQQAAEAVRRTLDFSLTSSEDAGNGAAGGGRSRRRERKPSRPLPRL, encoded by the coding sequence ATGCCCAGTCCCTCTTCCCGCGCCCCGCGTCCCCGCCCTCTGGCGGAGGTCTGGCTCGCGACGCGCGGCTGGCGGCCCTTTCCCTTCCAGCGCGAGGTCTGGCGCGCGCTCGCCCAGGGCCGCAGCGGGCTGCTGCACGCGACCACGGGCGCCGGCAAGACCTACGCGGTGTGGCTGGGCGCGCTCCAGGCCTTCGGTACCGCGGGCAAGGTGCGGGGCAAGGACGAAGGCGGCATCTCCGCCGACCTGGCCGACGCCGGGGAGGCCGCTGCAGGAAGTCCCGCTGACGGAAAACGGTGCAAGGCCCCGCCGCCGGAGCCGCTGACCGTGCTCTGGCTCACGCCAATGCGGGCCCTCGCTGCCGACACGCTGAAGGCCCTGCGCACCCCGCTCGACGAACTCGCGGCGACGCAGCCCACGCTCGCGCGCTGGACCAGCGGGGCCCGCACGGGCGACACGGGCAGTGCCGAACGCGGCGCGCAGTCGCGCCGGCTGCCCACCGTGCTGGTGACCACGCCGGAGAGCCTTTCGCTGCTGCTGGCGCGGGCGGACGCGCGCGAGTTGTTGTCCACCGTGCGCCTGGTGGTGGCCGATGAGTGGCACGAGCTGCTCGGCAACAAGCGTGGCGTGCAGGTGCAGCTGGCGCTGGCGCGGTTGGCCGGCTGGAATCCCAGGGTGTGTGTCTGGGGCATGTCGGCCACGCTCGGCAACCTGCCCGAGGCACGGGATGCGCTGCTGGCGCCCCTGGGTGCGGAGGTGGCGGAAGAGGGCGTGCTGGTGCAGGGCCAGGTGGACAAGCGGCTCGTCGTCGATACGCTGCTGCCCGACCATCCGGAGCGGTTTTCCTGGGCCGGTCACCTGGGGCTGCGCATGCTGCCGGCGGTGGTGCGCGAGCTGGAATCCACGTCGACCACGCTGGTGTTCGTCAACGTGCGGTCGCAGGCGGAGCTTTGGTACAAGGCCATCCTCGACGCGCGGCCCGACTGGGCGGGGGAACTGGCGATCCACCATGGCTCGCTGGACCGCGGCGTGCGGGAGTGGGTGGAGGCGGGCCTGAAGGAAGGACGCCTGCGCGCCGTGGTGTGCACCAGCAGCCTGGACCTGGGCGTGGACTTCCTGCCCGTGGAGCGCGTGCTGCAGATCGGTTCGGCCAAGGGCATAGCGCGGCTGCTGCAGCGCGCCGGGCGCTCGGGCCATGCGCCGGGGCGACCCTCGCGCATCACGCTGGTGCCCACGCACAGCCTGGAACTGGTGGAGGCCGCGGCCGCGCGCGCCGCGGTGCAGGCCGGCGAGGTGGAGATGCGCGCCAGCCCGCGCCGGCCGGTGGACGTGCTGGTGCAGCACCTCGTCACCGTCGCACTGGGCGGCGGCTTCGAATCCGAGGCGCTGTACGCGGAAGTGCGCCGCACCGTGGCCTACCGCGACCTGCCGCGCGCGGTCTGGCAGTGGTGCCTGGATTTCGTGCACCGCGGAGGGCCCTCGCTCGCGGCCTACCCGGACTACCAGCGCGTGGCGCCAGACGAAGAGGGCGTCTGGCGCATGCCGAGCGCACGCCTGGCGCGCCGCCACCGTTCGAACATCGGCACCATCGTGAGCGACGCCAGCATGGCCGTGCAGGTGCTGCACGGCGCGCGGCTGGGCACGATGGAGGAGAGTTTTCTCTCGCGCCTGTCACCGGGCGATTGCTTCGTGTTCGCGGGGCAGGTGCTGGAGATGGTGAAGATCGAGGACATGACGGCCTACGTGCGCCGCGCCGCGCGCGGGCGGCCCACGGTGCCGCGCTGGGCCGGATCGCGCATGCCGCTGTCCACCGTGCTCGCGGATTTCGTGGTGCAGCAACTCGCGCAGGCGGCCGCGGGGCGTTATGGGTCGCCCGAGTTGCGCTGCGTCCGACCGCTGCTGGACGTGCAGCAGCGCTGGTCCGCGCTGCCGACGCCCGGAACGCTGCTCGCCGAAACCCTGCGCACCCGGGAGGGCTGGCACCTGTTCCTTTATCCGTTCGCGGGCCGCCATGCGCACATCGGCCTGGCCAGCCTGTTCGCATGGCGCGCGGCCCAGGGCGAGGCCGGCACGTTTTCCATCGCCGTGAACGACTACGGGCTGGAGTTGCTGTCTGCGACCGAGCGCGATTGGGCCGCATTGCTGCCGGAGTTGCTGCGGGTGCATGCCGCGCCCGTGCCGGAGCGCGGGAGCGATGCCAAACCGCTGCGGCTGCCGGCCGGTGAAGCCCTGGCCATCCGCAATACCGCGAACGCAGCGCGTGCCGAGGCCGAGGCCGAGGATTCGTCCGGCGCCAGCGTGATCGAAACCGGCAGCGCCCCGCAGGACGAGGCCCGCCACGCGCTGCTGCACGAGGTGCTGGCCAGCCTCAATGCCACCGAAATGGCCCGGCGCCGGTTCCGCGAAATCGCGCGGGTGGCGGGGCTGATCTTCCAGAGCCATCCCGGCGAGCGCCGCAGCGCGCGGCAGCTGCAGGCGTCGTCGCAGCTGTTCTTCGAGGTGTTCCGCAAGTATGACGCGGGCAACATGCTCCTGCGCCAGGCCGATGAGGAAGTGCTGAGCCAGGAGCTGGACGTGGCGCAGCTGCTGGCGGCGCTGCGCCGCATTCAGGCACAGGACCTGGTGGTGCAGCCGCTGGCGCGGCCCAGCCCGTTCGCCTTTCCACTCATGGTGGAGCGCTTCCGGGAAAAGCTCACCAACGAGGACCTGGCCGATCGCATCGCGCGCATGCTGGCGCAGCTGGACACCGCCGCCGACGCGGGGTCCGCTGCTGCGGCCAGCCCGCCAGCGCAGGATGTGGTGCCTCCGGACCCGCCCGCGCGGCCGCAGCGCCGGCGCGCCGCGGCGAAAAAGGCGACCGGCAAGGAGGGGGGCGGCGAGGACGGGGCGGCGCCTGCCGCCCGGACCGCGATGCAGCAGGCCGCCGAGGCGGTCCGCCGCACGCTGGATTTTTCACTCACTTCCTCCGAGGACGCGGGCAACGGCGCGGCAGGGGGCGGACGCAGCCGTCGCCGCGAGCGCAAGCCGTCACGGCCCCTGCCGCGGCTGTGA
- a CDS encoding YybH family protein, with protein MSTRTPYRAALVGGSADETEAAFYEALQAGDIDRLMACWAEEDDIVCVNPGGPRLLGAGAIRAAFTAMFEHGGLRARPAQVHRVQALASAVHSVVEHVEVRMEGSMREALVQSTNVYHKTPQGWRLVAHHASPGTVHEAVAGPVPPVLH; from the coding sequence ATGAGCACACGCACTCCCTACCGCGCCGCCCTGGTGGGCGGCTCCGCCGACGAGACCGAGGCCGCGTTCTACGAGGCGCTGCAGGCGGGCGACATCGACCGACTCATGGCCTGCTGGGCGGAAGAGGACGACATCGTCTGCGTCAACCCCGGCGGGCCCCGCCTGCTGGGCGCGGGCGCCATCCGTGCCGCCTTCACCGCCATGTTCGAGCACGGCGGGCTGCGCGCCCGGCCCGCGCAGGTCCACCGCGTGCAGGCCCTGGCCAGTGCCGTACACAGCGTGGTCGAGCATGTCGAGGTGCGGATGGAAGGCAGCATGCGCGAGGCACTGGTGCAGTCCACCAATGTCTATCACAAGACCCCGCAGGGCTGGCGGCTGGTCGCCCACCACGCGAGCCCGGGCACCGTCCACGAGGCCGTGGCCGGCCCGGTGCCGCCGGTGCTGCACTGA
- a CDS encoding NEL-type E3 ubiquitin ligase domain-containing protein: MAPRARLPLPDLNAAPEPPVLLPDLNAEPEPPVLLPDLNAEPEPPVLLPDLNAMPALPEPADAEMPLVPDLLLLPYADPAEFGIQGEPVPAHVFRLLDQLRQHPDQAQRALSVAFDLLADIGPDPELREGLEQRHEQEAERNPRLAALIWQLIHQVNRMEVEDEEGSEGEPGEVDAVTALALDLATQQHPLGVEMARWTHGGGEALRNLELGRFDDETHAPAFARLLGRLREANAQGESSAVAAQRAGQVTSVINAICASSTLREQVFLIAQTALGSCHDNVLEGFSKVLLAVRDHQMVDEIRAGRMGAPQFHRWAGQQLRLALLEKEVTWFIHRHLQRPDLEDSHRMNLEREPLEHLLRAKQALGPRLDLPEGTFFDVAGRSTSLLTPRALIAMEQAVLRQARDPAVYREFLMGHSTWRAGMQALHPREFQEHFRLRDADPFFDADIPEGLEEQADYAARARQVEAHWRRAEDRLLLQLAGLAPPEPQAGASPSGA; encoded by the coding sequence ATGGCACCCCGCGCCCGCCTGCCGCTGCCGGACCTGAACGCCGCGCCTGAACCGCCAGTGCTGCTGCCGGACCTGAACGCCGAGCCCGAACCGCCAGTGCTGCTGCCGGACCTGAACGCCGAGCCGGAACCGCCAGTGTTGCTGCCGGACCTCAATGCCATGCCAGCATTGCCGGAGCCAGCCGATGCCGAGATGCCGCTGGTCCCCGATCTGCTCCTCCTTCCGTATGCCGATCCGGCCGAGTTCGGTATCCAGGGCGAGCCGGTGCCTGCCCACGTGTTCAGACTTCTGGACCAATTGAGACAGCATCCTGACCAGGCGCAGCGCGCCCTGAGCGTGGCGTTCGACCTGCTGGCGGACATCGGCCCGGATCCGGAACTGCGTGAAGGCCTGGAGCAGCGGCATGAACAGGAAGCGGAGCGCAACCCACGCCTGGCGGCGTTGATCTGGCAACTGATTCATCAAGTGAACAGGATGGAAGTCGAAGACGAAGAAGGGTCGGAAGGCGAGCCGGGGGAGGTGGATGCGGTGACAGCGCTGGCCCTCGATCTGGCAACCCAGCAACACCCGCTGGGGGTGGAAATGGCCCGCTGGACCCACGGTGGCGGAGAAGCCCTGCGGAACCTGGAGCTGGGGCGCTTCGATGACGAAACCCATGCTCCGGCTTTCGCCCGCCTCCTGGGGCGCCTGCGGGAGGCCAATGCACAAGGGGAGTCCTCCGCGGTGGCAGCACAGCGGGCCGGGCAGGTCACGTCCGTGATCAACGCGATCTGCGCGAGCTCCACATTGCGCGAGCAGGTCTTCCTGATCGCACAGACCGCCCTGGGCAGTTGCCACGACAACGTGCTGGAGGGTTTCTCCAAAGTCCTGTTGGCCGTGCGGGACCACCAGATGGTGGATGAGATCCGCGCAGGGCGGATGGGTGCCCCGCAGTTCCATCGCTGGGCCGGGCAGCAACTGCGCCTGGCGCTGCTGGAAAAGGAAGTCACCTGGTTCATCCACCGACATTTGCAGCGCCCGGACCTGGAAGACTCGCACCGCATGAACCTGGAGAGGGAGCCCCTGGAACACCTGTTGCGTGCCAAGCAGGCGCTAGGCCCCCGCCTCGACCTTCCGGAGGGCACGTTTTTCGACGTGGCCGGACGGTCCACCAGCCTGCTCACCCCCCGGGCCCTGATCGCCATGGAGCAGGCCGTGCTCCGGCAGGCCCGTGATCCCGCCGTGTATCGCGAATTCCTCATGGGTCACTCCACGTGGCGCGCCGGAATGCAGGCCCTGCATCCACGGGAGTTCCAGGAACACTTCCGCCTGCGCGATGCGGACCCCTTCTTCGACGCGGACATCCCCGAAGGCCTGGAGGAGCAAGCCGACTATGCCGCACGCGCCCGGCAGGTCGAAGCGCATTGGCGCAGGGCAGAGGACCGGCTGCTGCTCCAGTTGGCGGGACTCGCCCCCCCGGAGCCCCAGGCGGGCGCCAGCCCCTCGGGAGCCTGA
- a CDS encoding TPM domain-containing protein yields MPGIAAPLRTLLALLCIALGLACALPARALRAVPPLSAHLIDETGTLGAAERERLEARLTGIEQRQGTQIAVFMVASTAPEDIAAFANRVANTWKIGRKDVGDGVLVVVAKDDRRMRIEVAKALEGAIPDIAAARIIDGAMKPRFREGDFAGGIDAALGQLSARIAGENLPAPTGNTQAARAERGVDWNDFAIFLFFGVMVGGPMARGLFGNRAGGLLMGGAAGLIAFLFTASMLLAVGAGAVALLYTWLFGGRGVSAGRRGGLRDGFSTGLGTGIGMGGWSGGSGGGSSSDSGGFSSGGGGDFGGGGASGDW; encoded by the coding sequence ATGCCGGGCATCGCCGCACCGCTCCGCACCCTGCTGGCCCTGCTGTGCATCGCCCTCGGGCTGGCGTGCGCTCTGCCTGCGCGGGCGCTGCGCGCGGTGCCGCCGCTCTCGGCCCACCTGATCGACGAGACCGGCACGCTCGGCGCCGCGGAGCGCGAGCGGCTGGAAGCCCGCCTGACGGGTATCGAACAGCGCCAGGGCACGCAGATCGCGGTGTTCATGGTGGCCTCCACGGCGCCCGAGGACATCGCCGCATTCGCCAACCGCGTGGCCAACACGTGGAAGATCGGCCGCAAGGACGTGGGGGACGGCGTGCTCGTCGTGGTCGCGAAGGACGACCGCCGGATGCGTATCGAGGTGGCCAAGGCCCTGGAGGGGGCGATTCCCGACATCGCCGCCGCGCGCATCATCGACGGCGCCATGAAGCCGCGCTTCCGGGAGGGCGACTTCGCAGGCGGTATCGACGCCGCGCTCGGGCAGCTCAGCGCGCGCATCGCAGGAGAGAACCTGCCGGCGCCCACGGGCAATACCCAGGCAGCCCGCGCCGAACGCGGCGTGGACTGGAACGATTTCGCGATCTTCCTGTTCTTCGGGGTGATGGTCGGCGGCCCGATGGCCCGCGGGCTCTTCGGCAACCGGGCGGGAGGACTGCTCATGGGCGGCGCAGCGGGCCTCATCGCCTTCCTGTTCACGGCCAGCATGCTGCTGGCCGTCGGGGCGGGCGCCGTGGCGCTGCTCTATACATGGCTCTTCGGCGGACGCGGCGTGTCGGCAGGCCGCCGCGGCGGGTTGCGGGACGGGTTCTCCACGGGCCTGGGTACCGGCATCGGCATGGGCGGCTGGAGCGGTGGCTCGGGCGGAGGCAGCAGCAGCGACAGCGGCGGCTTCAGCTCGGGCGGCGGTGGCGACTTCGGCGGTGGCGGTGCGTCGGGCGACTGGTAG
- a CDS encoding LemA family protein translates to MKRLIATLAAALALSGCGYNDFQRLDEQSKAAWSEVLNQYQRRADLVPNIVATVKGEAAFEQDTLTKVVEARARATSIQVTPETLNNPEAFNKFQQAQGELSSALSRLMVVAERYPQLQANQAFRDLRVTLEGTENRITVARNRYIQTVQEYNVLARSFPTNLTAKVFSYEPKPSFTVQNEAQISTPPTVDFSRPAPAAPAAPASR, encoded by the coding sequence ATGAAACGCCTCATCGCCACCCTCGCCGCCGCGCTGGCCCTCTCGGGCTGCGGCTACAACGACTTCCAGCGCCTGGACGAGCAGAGCAAGGCCGCCTGGAGCGAAGTGCTCAACCAGTACCAGCGCCGCGCCGACCTGGTGCCCAACATCGTCGCCACCGTGAAGGGCGAGGCCGCGTTCGAGCAGGACACGCTCACCAAGGTGGTGGAGGCGCGCGCCAGGGCGACCTCGATCCAGGTGACGCCCGAGACGCTGAACAACCCCGAGGCGTTCAACAAGTTCCAGCAGGCACAGGGCGAACTGTCGTCGGCGCTCTCGCGCCTGATGGTGGTGGCCGAACGCTATCCCCAGTTGCAGGCCAACCAGGCGTTCCGTGACCTGCGCGTGACGCTGGAGGGCACCGAGAACCGCATCACCGTGGCACGCAACCGCTACATCCAGACCGTGCAGGAGTACAACGTGCTCGCGCGCAGTTTCCCGACCAACCTGACGGCCAAGGTGTTCAGCTACGAGCCCAAGCCCAGCTTCACGGTGCAGAACGAGGCGCAGATCAGCACGCCGCCGACAGTGGACTTCTCCCGCCCTGCACCGGCCGCGCCAGCTGCGCCGGCTTCGCGCTGA